The Streptomyces luteogriseus genome includes a window with the following:
- a CDS encoding SpoIIE family protein phosphatase, whose protein sequence is MTSEPVTPAQPGAAPDLVELAKIVARQRAELDRLRDQAATSAVVERAKGAVMALSGCTADAAGEQLLQQAKAARHTLLEECWITLGGLVPTPAGPGRANEFPGVDAPGSRAGALDQSAAPDDVTAALARLGQALVRVTTPHDLARCLLDHLGPDMSADAVLLYARRPDGGLELIGHAGIDDKLAAQWFQVPPLSGMAALESLRAGEPRWLEDFSADKRRYLLIGDPPDRWRSRAWLPVLAAGSAEVCIGVLRGRAGAFTPRDRSHLRGVTGLCAGRLRAFDAPPERAADAATDTVQALFEALPIAAMLLTPLRAATGETEDFRVEAATAQVGDLLGRTGEEPAGRRLLELRPALAAEPLWQGCLKVLATGKTYEGEPFAHEEVVAGVAELSLYTARVAPLGDALVVSWIRHGSSDRQEQRLADLQRLGSLGWANWNLVTQEASWSTQVFSLVGRDPAHGPVPLTEVPELALPEDTPALTRAVDELVYEGRPFDVPFRIRTSGGIRHLRLVAEAVADRHGTPVEVHGFMQDMTARRRAELALVESERAILTQHDVLQAERTLASRLQHALLPMANRPVHLAGLRVEVAYLPAQSGVHVGGDWFSAIELPDGDALLVVGDVAGHGVDAVATMAQLRFTAKGMVITGSSLTGALARLNTLLLHSRDSHATATMVLARYDPRRRRLVWAQAGHPPPLLLRDGEARYLRRPGGMLLGASTTPVYQEAECRLDPGDRLILYTDGLVEHPPDSIDRGLEQLAEAVAAPHGDGPGSLGPLLARMLPDVRRDDVCVVDVRVPGAKDR, encoded by the coding sequence GTGACGAGCGAGCCCGTGACGCCGGCGCAGCCCGGTGCCGCACCGGACCTGGTCGAACTGGCCAAGATCGTCGCCCGGCAGCGCGCCGAGCTGGACCGGCTGCGCGACCAGGCGGCCACCTCGGCTGTCGTGGAACGGGCCAAGGGCGCGGTGATGGCGCTGAGCGGCTGTACCGCCGACGCGGCGGGCGAGCAACTGCTCCAGCAGGCCAAAGCCGCACGTCACACCCTGCTGGAGGAGTGCTGGATCACCCTGGGTGGCCTCGTGCCCACGCCGGCCGGCCCCGGCAGGGCGAATGAGTTTCCCGGCGTCGACGCACCCGGGTCCCGGGCAGGAGCCCTGGACCAGTCGGCCGCGCCGGACGACGTCACCGCCGCCCTGGCCCGCCTCGGACAGGCCCTCGTTCGGGTGACGACTCCGCACGACCTCGCCCGGTGCCTGCTGGACCATCTCGGCCCCGACATGTCGGCGGACGCGGTCCTGCTCTACGCCCGCAGGCCCGACGGCGGCCTCGAACTGATCGGGCACGCGGGCATCGACGACAAGCTGGCGGCCCAGTGGTTCCAGGTACCGCCGCTGAGCGGAATGGCGGCGCTGGAATCACTGCGGGCGGGCGAGCCGCGCTGGCTGGAGGACTTCTCCGCGGACAAGCGGCGGTACCTGCTCATCGGGGATCCGCCCGACCGGTGGCGCTCGCGCGCCTGGCTGCCCGTCCTCGCCGCGGGCTCGGCCGAGGTCTGCATCGGTGTGCTGCGCGGCCGCGCCGGGGCGTTCACCCCGCGCGACCGCTCCCACCTGCGGGGCGTGACCGGGCTGTGCGCCGGCCGGTTGCGCGCCTTCGACGCCCCGCCCGAGCGGGCCGCCGACGCCGCCACGGACACGGTGCAGGCGCTGTTCGAGGCGCTGCCGATCGCGGCGATGCTGCTCACGCCGCTGCGGGCCGCGACGGGCGAGACCGAGGACTTCCGGGTGGAGGCCGCCACCGCCCAGGTGGGCGACCTGCTGGGAAGGACCGGTGAGGAACCGGCCGGGCGGCGGTTGCTGGAGCTGCGCCCGGCCTTGGCGGCCGAGCCGCTGTGGCAGGGCTGTCTGAAGGTACTGGCCACCGGGAAGACCTACGAGGGCGAGCCGTTCGCGCACGAGGAGGTCGTGGCGGGCGTCGCCGAGCTGTCCCTCTACACGGCCCGGGTGGCGCCGCTGGGCGACGCCCTCGTCGTCTCGTGGATCCGGCACGGCTCCTCCGACCGGCAGGAGCAGCGGCTGGCGGACCTGCAGCGGCTGGGCAGTCTCGGCTGGGCGAACTGGAACCTGGTGACACAGGAGGCCTCCTGGTCGACCCAGGTGTTCTCCCTGGTCGGCCGGGACCCGGCGCACGGCCCGGTGCCGCTGACCGAGGTTCCGGAGCTCGCTCTCCCCGAGGACACCCCGGCGCTCACGCGCGCCGTCGACGAACTCGTCTACGAGGGGCGGCCGTTCGACGTGCCGTTCCGGATCCGGACGAGCGGCGGCATCCGGCATCTGCGGCTGGTGGCCGAGGCGGTGGCCGACCGGCACGGCACGCCCGTCGAGGTGCACGGCTTCATGCAGGACATGACCGCCCGGCGGCGCGCGGAGCTGGCCCTGGTCGAGAGCGAGCGGGCGATCCTGACGCAGCACGACGTGCTCCAGGCCGAGCGGACCCTGGCCTCCCGGCTCCAGCACGCGCTGCTGCCGATGGCCAACCGGCCCGTGCACCTGGCCGGGCTGCGCGTCGAGGTCGCCTATCTGCCGGCCCAGTCGGGTGTGCACGTCGGCGGTGACTGGTTCAGTGCGATCGAACTGCCCGACGGGGACGCGCTGCTGGTGGTCGGCGACGTCGCCGGGCACGGGGTCGACGCGGTGGCCACCATGGCCCAGCTCCGGTTCACCGCGAAGGGCATGGTCATCACGGGCTCGTCGCTGACCGGGGCGCTCGCCCGGCTGAACACGCTGCTGCTGCACTCCCGCGACTCCCACGCGACCGCCACGATGGTGCTGGCCCGCTACGACCCCCGTCGCCGGCGCCTGGTCTGGGCCCAGGCGGGGCATCCCCCGCCGCTGCTGCTGCGCGACGGCGAGGCGCGGTACCTGCGCCGCCCCGGGGGCATGCTGCTCGGGGCGTCCACCACGCCGGTCTACCAGGAGGCGGAGTGCCGCCTCGACCCGGGCGACCGGCTCATCCTGTACACCGACGGCCTGGTGGAGCACCCCCCGGACAGCATCGACCGGGGTCTGGAGCAGCTCGCCGAGGCGGTGGCCGCTCCGCACGGCGACGGACCCGGATCGCTGGGGCCGTTGCTCGCGCGGATGCTGCCGGACGTGCGGCGGGACGACGTGTGCGTGGTCGACGTCCGGGTTCCCGGGGCGAAGGACCGGTAG
- a CDS encoding antibiotic biosynthesis monooxygenase has product MSTTETRRGEPVTTVLTWQVRPGREERFEEWTHGITRCARQFPGNEGVSWLTPEDGHRYHAVLRWSDQHRLAAWLESEERARWHRRIEDIATEVSSERQSTTGMETWFSLPGTTVQAPPRWKMVLTTFLGAYPFTLLIQWLVTPHTTGWPLPLRSAVFPLVLLPVLTYLVMPRLSRLLRLWLYPRDGN; this is encoded by the coding sequence ATGAGCACCACCGAAACCCGGCGCGGCGAGCCCGTGACGACGGTCCTGACCTGGCAGGTGCGCCCCGGCCGCGAGGAGCGGTTCGAGGAGTGGACGCACGGCATCACCCGCTGCGCCCGGCAGTTCCCCGGCAATGAGGGCGTCTCCTGGCTGACACCCGAGGACGGCCACCGCTACCACGCGGTGCTGCGCTGGTCCGACCAGCACCGGCTCGCCGCGTGGCTGGAGTCCGAAGAGCGCGCGCGGTGGCACCGGCGGATCGAGGACATCGCCACCGAGGTCAGCAGCGAACGCCAGTCGACGACCGGCATGGAGACCTGGTTCAGCCTGCCCGGTACCACCGTCCAGGCCCCGCCCCGGTGGAAGATGGTCCTCACGACCTTCCTCGGCGCCTACCCGTTCACCCTGCTCATCCAGTGGCTGGTCACGCCCCACACCACCGGCTGGCCGCTGCCCCTGCGGTCCGCCGTCTTCCCCCTGGTCCTGCTGCCGGTGCTGACGTATCTGGTGATGCCACGTCTGAGCAGGCTGCTGCGGCTGTGGCTGTACCCACGCGACGGCAACTGA
- a CDS encoding MurR/RpiR family transcriptional regulator, giving the protein MPSPQQARAQASAITSGKAVPEAEVSPSAQLRALFDRPRLSPGQRRIAQYLIEHITEAAFLSITDLADRVGVSQPSVTRFASAVGFSGYPALREKLQSIALGTLAVGPSEETHGNELQAAVDAEIENLENLRRDLADPSVVIDVGRKLSSSAPLTVLGLRISVSLAEYFAYAARRIHPDVRLVTRGGSVAYDALLQSREAGGTWVLAFSMPRHAQETLTAVRVARGAGLKVALITDLALGPLADEADVVFAIGTGSRLVFDSYAAPGVMCSALLQAMTDADPERTQGRLEEYEQVADQHQFFLKD; this is encoded by the coding sequence GTGCCATCGCCGCAGCAGGCACGCGCACAGGCATCCGCGATCACCTCGGGGAAGGCCGTCCCCGAAGCGGAGGTCTCCCCCTCCGCCCAGCTCAGGGCGCTCTTCGACCGGCCCCGGCTGTCCCCGGGGCAGCGGCGCATCGCGCAGTACCTGATCGAGCACATCACCGAGGCGGCGTTCCTGTCGATCACGGATCTCGCGGACCGGGTCGGGGTGAGCCAGCCCTCGGTGACGCGGTTCGCCTCGGCGGTCGGCTTCAGCGGTTACCCGGCGCTGCGGGAGAAGCTCCAGTCGATCGCCCTGGGCACCCTCGCCGTCGGCCCGTCCGAGGAGACGCACGGCAACGAACTGCAGGCGGCGGTCGACGCCGAGATCGAGAACCTGGAGAACCTGCGGCGGGACCTGGCCGACCCGAGCGTGGTCATCGACGTCGGCCGCAAGCTCTCCTCGTCCGCCCCGCTGACGGTCCTCGGGCTGCGCATCTCCGTCTCCCTCGCCGAGTACTTCGCCTACGCCGCCCGCCGGATCCATCCGGACGTACGGCTCGTGACCCGGGGCGGCAGTGTCGCCTACGACGCGCTGCTGCAATCGCGGGAGGCGGGAGGTACCTGGGTGCTGGCGTTCTCCATGCCCCGGCACGCCCAGGAGACCCTGACGGCCGTCCGGGTCGCGCGGGGCGCCGGGCTCAAGGTCGCCCTGATCACCGATCTGGCGCTCGGGCCGCTCGCTGACGAGGCCGACGTCGTCTTCGCCATCGGGACCGGGTCGCGACTGGTCTTCGACTCCTACGCGGCCCCGGGCGTGATGTGCTCGGCGCTGCTGCAGGCCATGACGGACGCGGATCCGGAGCGGACGCAGGGGCGGCTGGAGGAGTACGAGCAGGTCGCCGACCAGCACCAGTTCTTCCTCAAGGACTGA
- a CDS encoding DUF3662 domain-containing protein → MSALSALEQTLENRWDALWARLRDKEPVEVLDALQRECDDNAVVCREGRVMVPNAYDVELPDDVHEHLTRTGTDVGQALTDSLSRHAERRGYEFAGPLAVHVARCPDVPNGRYRVASRVMQHVSADGFFHAMH, encoded by the coding sequence ATGAGCGCGCTGAGTGCGCTGGAACAGACCCTGGAGAACCGATGGGACGCGCTGTGGGCGCGGCTCCGCGACAAGGAACCCGTCGAGGTCCTCGACGCCCTGCAACGTGAGTGCGACGACAACGCCGTCGTGTGCCGTGAGGGACGTGTCATGGTCCCCAACGCCTACGACGTGGAACTGCCCGACGACGTGCACGAGCACCTGACCCGCACCGGCACCGACGTGGGCCAGGCCCTCACCGACAGCCTGTCCCGCCACGCGGAACGACGCGGCTACGAGTTCGCCGGCCCGCTGGCGGTCCACGTGGCGAGGTGCCCCGACGTGCCCAACGGCCGCTACCGGGTGGCCTCCAGGGTCATGCAGCACGTGAGCGCAGACGGGTTCTTCCACGCGATGCACTGA
- a CDS encoding ArnT family glycosyltransferase: MRDLWIAPAVPRPVSLPPPGPVGTTRRPGRRWPVRLLVTVLLAQMAFAMVTTAVRQTPTIDEPVYVGAAAEYVHEHRLRHNPEHPPLGKLVIGAGVALADPRLAPGFAGDQGQLGRQLLYESGNDPWRLMLRARLPVIALTLSFGLVVFAFARELAGPPAGSAALALYCFSPDVIAHGSLATLDVPAAGFVLTSAWLVWRARRRPWLYVPLAGLSLGAALATKMSTLAAVPVLMALAAVSVWKASAGGRRLVRAMAGAGVVALAAITVVWVTYLMVDPRLRWTPEQHVPVVHGLRGLLVRLLPFPEAYRDGMRVQFGLENRPWQGFLFGRLYDGSLWYYLPAALLVKTPLGMLVLWAAGAAVVVALRRLRPVAPCVLAAPLVLLMAAMQGARDFGTRYAVFLPLFLAVAAGCVLMVGRRWAALGVAVLVAFAAVSSARAYPYYLPYSNEAFGGPGRTRQWLHDSNVDWGQDLGRLADRLRDRYRGERVWLVYKGSGVPSFYGIEASDPRHVPVHEVRGLLVVSDSAAAKASGRLAELIGGSRPVDDVGHSITVYRR, translated from the coding sequence ATGAGGGACCTCTGGATCGCTCCCGCCGTTCCCCGGCCGGTGTCGCTCCCGCCCCCGGGACCTGTCGGCACCACACGGCGGCCGGGCAGACGGTGGCCGGTACGGCTCCTGGTGACCGTACTGCTCGCCCAGATGGCCTTCGCGATGGTCACGACCGCCGTGCGCCAGACCCCCACGATCGACGAACCGGTGTACGTGGGCGCGGCCGCGGAGTACGTGCACGAGCACCGGCTGCGGCACAACCCCGAGCATCCGCCGCTGGGCAAGCTGGTCATCGGTGCCGGAGTCGCCCTCGCGGATCCGCGCCTCGCCCCGGGCTTCGCCGGAGACCAGGGGCAGTTGGGCCGGCAGCTGCTGTACGAGTCGGGCAACGATCCCTGGCGGCTGATGCTCCGGGCCCGCCTTCCGGTGATCGCGCTGACCCTGTCGTTCGGGCTGGTGGTGTTCGCCTTCGCGCGTGAACTGGCCGGGCCTCCCGCGGGGTCGGCCGCGCTCGCGCTGTACTGCTTCTCCCCCGACGTCATCGCCCACGGCTCGCTCGCGACGCTCGACGTGCCGGCCGCCGGGTTCGTGCTGACCTCGGCGTGGCTGGTGTGGCGGGCGCGCCGGAGACCGTGGCTGTACGTGCCGCTCGCGGGTCTGTCACTCGGCGCCGCACTGGCCACGAAGATGAGTACGTTGGCCGCCGTGCCGGTGCTGATGGCGCTGGCCGCCGTGTCGGTGTGGAAGGCGTCCGCGGGAGGCCGGCGGCTCGTTCGCGCGATGGCCGGCGCGGGGGTCGTGGCTCTCGCCGCGATCACGGTCGTGTGGGTCACGTACCTGATGGTCGATCCACGGCTGCGCTGGACTCCGGAGCAGCACGTGCCCGTGGTGCACGGCCTGCGGGGGCTGCTGGTCCGGCTCCTGCCCTTCCCGGAGGCCTACCGGGACGGGATGCGCGTGCAGTTCGGGCTGGAGAACCGGCCCTGGCAGGGTTTTCTGTTCGGACGGCTGTACGACGGATCGCTCTGGTACTACCTGCCGGCCGCGCTGCTGGTGAAGACCCCCCTGGGGATGCTCGTACTGTGGGCCGCGGGCGCCGCGGTCGTCGTCGCGCTCCGGCGGCTGCGGCCCGTCGCACCGTGTGTGCTGGCCGCGCCGCTGGTGCTGCTGATGGCGGCCATGCAGGGGGCGCGGGACTTCGGAACCCGCTACGCCGTGTTCCTGCCGCTGTTCCTCGCGGTCGCGGCCGGGTGCGTGCTCATGGTGGGGCGGCGGTGGGCGGCCTTGGGGGTGGCCGTTCTGGTGGCCTTCGCCGCTGTCAGTTCGGCGCGGGCGTATCCCTACTATCTGCCCTACTCCAACGAGGCGTTCGGGGGGCCGGGCAGGACCCGGCAGTGGCTGCACGACTCGAACGTGGACTGGGGGCAGGACCTCGGGCGGCTCGCGGACCGGCTCCGCGACCGGTACCGGGGTGAACGGGTGTGGCTCGTGTACAAGGGCAGTGGGGTGCCGTCCTTCTACGGCATCGAGGCCTCGGATCCCCGGCACGTGCCGGTCCACGAGGTGCGGGGACTGCTGGTCGTGTCGGACTCGGCGGCCGCGAAGGCCTCGGGGCGGCTGGCCGAGTTGATCGGCGGCAGCCGCCCCGTCGATGACGTCGGGCACTCGATCACGGTGTACCGCCGTTGA
- a CDS encoding phosphatase PAP2 family protein, with protein MPSSAGHRSPATVDRRGFLKTSLGASAGLLAAPAFATWLGAADAKAATGFAAFVDDYKSNVITNLTPETNAVVRVLGGMSKVWKTGDGWNTGRVLDREVLRANMRYCAHVTQTRTEAQAKEAFLYDRQHQSYAMIGGLGPLAGLYKAGAKAVTSITTAPEGTPAGKINDTLPADAPAGSALGAGSYDSDLGLVAKLVDTVRGPFASGNPGKFAFQYPRPWRMNEDSEVVDTGTKDALGYPVYDSDVVVAPQLLRQRSENAQEDGGFPSGHTNAFHLAGLAFAYAVPERFQELVTRAFELSHTRIVAGMHSTVDVLGGRIMATALTAATLADPANAELKTAARAQALAYFTQRTGTTADTLYDYAHPGAGDAYADREANARAVGPRLTYVLPRRGRKDPLTVPKGAEVLLETRLPYLTAAQRREVLRTTALPSGYVLLDGFEQWGRLNLFAAADGYGAFDRDVTVTLDAAAGGFHTADSWRNDIEGDGGLTKRGSGTLTLTGHNRYHGGTVLEAGTLVAASPNALGEGDVRVTGGTLRAAKVLRVRGSYVQEGESTLELALRRNHGPALTVGRRVLLGRGSVLSLRLDAERPPVAGTTVPVLSTGQLRGRFDRVEVDSETLRAVPVHTADGLSVRLVRR; from the coding sequence ATGCCGTCATCAGCCGGGCACCGCTCCCCCGCCACCGTCGACAGGCGGGGCTTCCTCAAGACCTCCCTCGGTGCCTCGGCGGGCCTGCTCGCCGCACCGGCCTTCGCGACGTGGCTCGGCGCCGCGGACGCCAAGGCCGCCACGGGCTTCGCCGCCTTCGTCGACGACTACAAGTCGAACGTCATCACCAATCTGACCCCCGAGACCAACGCCGTCGTCCGAGTCCTGGGCGGCATGTCGAAGGTGTGGAAGACCGGCGACGGCTGGAACACCGGCCGGGTCCTGGACCGCGAGGTGCTGCGCGCCAACATGCGCTACTGCGCCCACGTCACGCAGACCCGCACCGAGGCACAGGCGAAGGAGGCCTTCCTCTACGACCGCCAGCACCAGAGCTACGCCATGATCGGCGGCCTCGGTCCGCTGGCCGGCCTCTACAAGGCGGGCGCCAAGGCCGTCACGTCGATCACCACCGCCCCGGAGGGCACTCCCGCCGGGAAGATCAACGACACCCTGCCCGCCGACGCCCCGGCCGGATCCGCCCTCGGGGCGGGCTCGTACGACTCCGACCTCGGCCTGGTGGCCAAGCTGGTCGACACCGTGCGCGGGCCGTTCGCCTCGGGCAACCCGGGCAAGTTCGCCTTCCAGTACCCGCGCCCGTGGCGGATGAACGAGGACAGCGAGGTCGTCGACACCGGCACGAAGGACGCGCTCGGTTACCCGGTGTACGACTCGGACGTGGTCGTGGCCCCGCAGCTGCTGCGCCAGCGCTCCGAGAACGCGCAGGAGGACGGCGGCTTCCCCAGCGGCCACACCAACGCCTTCCACCTGGCCGGTCTGGCCTTCGCGTACGCGGTGCCGGAACGCTTCCAGGAGCTGGTCACGCGGGCGTTCGAGCTCAGTCACACGCGGATCGTGGCGGGCATGCACTCCACCGTCGACGTCCTCGGCGGCCGGATCATGGCCACCGCCCTGACCGCCGCGACGCTGGCCGACCCGGCGAACGCCGAGCTCAAGACCGCGGCCCGCGCCCAGGCCCTCGCCTATTTCACCCAGCGGACCGGCACGACGGCGGACACCCTCTACGACTACGCCCACCCGGGCGCCGGGGACGCCTACGCCGACCGCGAGGCCAACGCCCGTGCGGTCGGGCCCCGGTTGACGTACGTCCTGCCGCGCCGCGGCCGCAAGGACCCGCTGACCGTGCCGAAGGGCGCGGAGGTGCTGCTGGAGACGCGGCTGCCGTACCTGACCGCGGCCCAGCGTCGTGAGGTGCTGCGGACGACCGCGCTGCCCTCCGGGTACGTTCTGCTGGACGGCTTCGAGCAGTGGGGCCGGCTGAACCTGTTCGCCGCGGCGGACGGTTACGGCGCCTTCGACCGGGACGTCACCGTGACGCTGGACGCGGCGGCCGGGGGCTTCCACACGGCCGACAGCTGGCGCAACGACATCGAGGGCGACGGCGGTCTGACCAAGCGCGGCTCGGGCACACTGACCCTGACGGGCCACAACCGCTACCACGGCGGCACCGTCCTGGAGGCCGGCACGCTGGTCGCCGCCTCGCCGAACGCCCTGGGCGAGGGCGACGTCCGGGTCACCGGCGGCACGCTCCGCGCGGCCAAGGTCCTGCGGGTGCGCGGCTCCTACGTCCAGGAGGGCGAGTCGACGCTGGAGCTGGCGCTGCGCAGGAACCACGGCCCGGCCCTCACGGTGGGCCGCCGGGTTCTGCTGGGCCGGGGCAGCGTGCTGTCGCTGCGGCTCGACGCCGAGCGGCCGCCGGTCGCGGGGACGACGGTTCCCGTCCTGTCCACCGGGCAGCTGCGCGGCCGGTTCGACCGCGTCGAGGTGGACTCCGAGACGCTGCGGGCGGTGCCCGTCCACACGGCTGACGGTCTGTCGGTGCGACTCGTGAGGCGGTAG
- a CDS encoding N-acetylglucosamine kinase has translation MQDSTPCAVGIDVGGTKTHLRAFVGGEDVVDHVRGSTGWRPHDAGAAADWLAGLIADALPSSLRPSALAVGGHACETPRQCAGIRAALQERLGVPALVVGDAELLVPAAGLEKGVGLVAGTGSVAVGRLPGGEAVQVGGWGAVLGDEGGAAGLVREAARAVWAAHDRGEEPDALATGLVAAFGVAEVPALGAALEAATDVSAEWGSRSPAVFTAAEAGSPLARAVIAEGGRALAGLVVRLAARGVAVDDVVVAGGTVLAQPALYEAFTAALAESLPGARTQPLRVPPVEGALALARSLL, from the coding sequence GTGCAGGACTCCACGCCTTGCGCCGTCGGTATCGACGTGGGCGGCACCAAGACGCATCTGCGCGCCTTCGTGGGCGGAGAGGACGTCGTCGATCATGTCCGCGGCAGTACGGGATGGCGCCCGCACGACGCCGGGGCCGCCGCCGACTGGCTGGCCGGCCTGATCGCCGACGCCCTGCCTTCCTCCCTCCGACCGTCCGCTCTCGCCGTGGGCGGTCACGCCTGTGAGACGCCACGCCAGTGCGCGGGCATCCGCGCCGCCCTTCAGGAGCGGCTGGGGGTGCCCGCGCTCGTCGTGGGCGATGCCGAGCTGCTCGTTCCCGCCGCGGGGCTGGAGAAGGGTGTGGGTCTGGTCGCCGGTACCGGTTCGGTCGCGGTGGGGCGGCTGCCCGGCGGCGAGGCGGTCCAGGTCGGCGGCTGGGGCGCGGTGCTCGGCGACGAGGGCGGCGCGGCCGGTCTCGTACGGGAGGCCGCACGGGCCGTCTGGGCCGCGCACGACCGCGGCGAGGAGCCCGACGCACTGGCGACCGGGCTGGTCGCCGCGTTCGGAGTGGCCGAGGTGCCCGCGCTGGGCGCGGCTCTCGAGGCCGCCACGGACGTCTCCGCCGAGTGGGGCAGCCGCTCCCCGGCCGTGTTCACCGCCGCCGAGGCGGGCTCGCCGCTCGCCCGGGCCGTGATCGCCGAGGGCGGCCGGGCGCTCGCCGGGCTCGTCGTACGGCTGGCCGCGCGCGGGGTCGCGGTGGACGACGTGGTGGTGGCGGGCGGCACGGTGCTCGCCCAGCCCGCGCTGTACGAGGCGTTCACCGCCGCGCTCGCCGAGTCCCTGCCGGGGGCCCGGACGCAGCCGCTGCGGGTGCCGCCGGTCGAGGGCGCGCTGGCTCTGGCCCGTTCACTGCTGTGA